In Paenarthrobacter sp. GOM3, a single window of DNA contains:
- a CDS encoding thioredoxin family protein — protein sequence MATVDITGEQFASTIEDNDIVLVDFWAAWCSPCRQFAPTYGAASEKHSDVVFAKVDTEAEQQLAAEAGITSIPTLMAFREKVLVFSQPGALNGPQLEQVIEAVKGLDMEEVHAHVAKARAEAQES from the coding sequence ATGGCTACAGTTGACATCACTGGAGAACAGTTCGCATCGACCATCGAGGACAACGATATTGTCCTGGTGGATTTCTGGGCTGCCTGGTGCAGCCCTTGCCGCCAGTTTGCTCCCACCTACGGCGCAGCTTCGGAGAAGCACTCTGACGTGGTCTTCGCGAAAGTGGATACCGAGGCCGAGCAGCAACTCGCTGCCGAAGCCGGGATCACCTCCATCCCCACGCTCATGGCCTTCCGCGAGAAGGTCCTGGTCTTCTCCCAGCCCGGCGCCCTCAACGGCCCCCAGCTTGAACAGGTCATTGAGGCTGTTAAGGGCCTGGACATGGAAGAAGTCCACGCCCACGTCGCCAAGGCCCGTGCCGAGGCTCAGGAAAGCTAA
- a CDS encoding AMP-binding protein — MLSYTAGDTDVPLLEETIGANFERIAARFPLRDALIEAAATPGGDARRWSYQKLNDDVDRLARALLATGVAKGERVGIWSPNCAEWTILQYATAKIGAVLVNVNPAYRSHELEFVVKQNGMRMLVAAPSDKNSDYVGMARAAAASCPELREVVFLPGNPANGLTAGVPEAGHELTYAELLTRADGVGPSAVRDRMAELDPHDAINLQYTSGTTGFPKGATLTHHNILNNGHSIGRLLNYTEHDRVVIPVPFYHCFGMVIGNLNALSFGAATIIPSRGFSPSAALEAVQDFGGTSLYGVPTMFIAELALEDFGSYDLSTLRTGVMAGSLCPIEVMRRVIDEMHMVDVAICYGMTETSPVSTMTRAGDTLEQRTSTVGRTMPHLESRIVDPGTGEVVERGVIGELCTRGYAVMQGYWDQPDKTAEAIDDEGWMHTGDLARMDQDGYLVIEGRIKDMVIRGGENIYPREIEEFLYLHPSIQDVQVIGVPDEKYGEELMACIILKPGAGPLTAADLAEYCRGKLAHYKIPRYVDVRESFPMTVSGKVRKVDMRQEAVSRLQL; from the coding sequence ATGTTGTCCTACACCGCCGGAGACACTGACGTCCCGCTGCTCGAAGAGACCATTGGTGCCAATTTTGAGCGCATCGCCGCCCGGTTTCCCCTCCGGGACGCCCTCATCGAGGCGGCAGCCACCCCGGGAGGGGACGCCCGCCGCTGGAGCTACCAAAAGCTGAACGACGACGTCGACCGCCTCGCCCGCGCGCTGCTGGCCACGGGCGTGGCGAAGGGCGAAAGGGTGGGTATCTGGAGCCCCAACTGCGCCGAGTGGACCATCCTGCAGTACGCCACAGCGAAGATCGGCGCGGTGCTGGTCAATGTGAATCCTGCCTATCGCAGCCACGAGCTGGAGTTCGTGGTGAAGCAGAACGGCATGCGGATGCTGGTTGCTGCGCCCTCTGACAAGAACAGCGACTACGTGGGCATGGCGCGTGCCGCGGCTGCCTCCTGTCCGGAGCTTCGCGAGGTGGTGTTCCTCCCGGGCAACCCGGCGAACGGGCTCACGGCCGGCGTCCCCGAAGCCGGCCACGAACTGACCTACGCCGAGCTGCTGACTCGTGCTGACGGCGTCGGGCCTTCCGCGGTACGCGACCGCATGGCCGAACTGGACCCACACGACGCCATCAACCTGCAGTACACCTCGGGCACCACGGGCTTCCCAAAGGGCGCCACCCTGACCCACCACAACATCCTCAACAACGGGCACTCGATAGGCAGGCTCCTGAACTACACCGAGCATGACCGCGTGGTCATCCCGGTGCCTTTCTACCACTGCTTCGGCATGGTGATCGGCAACCTGAACGCGCTGAGCTTCGGGGCAGCCACCATTATTCCCAGCCGTGGGTTCAGCCCGTCGGCGGCCCTGGAAGCGGTGCAGGACTTCGGCGGCACCTCGCTGTACGGCGTTCCAACCATGTTCATCGCGGAGCTGGCACTGGAGGATTTCGGTTCCTATGATCTGTCGACTCTGAGGACGGGTGTCATGGCAGGATCCCTTTGTCCCATCGAGGTCATGCGGCGGGTCATCGATGAGATGCACATGGTGGACGTGGCCATTTGCTATGGCATGACCGAGACCTCGCCCGTGTCCACCATGACGCGCGCCGGAGATACGTTGGAGCAGCGGACCAGCACCGTGGGCCGGACCATGCCGCACCTCGAGAGCCGGATTGTTGATCCTGGAACCGGTGAGGTGGTGGAACGGGGAGTGATTGGTGAGCTCTGCACCAGGGGCTACGCCGTGATGCAGGGGTACTGGGACCAGCCGGACAAGACCGCCGAGGCCATCGACGACGAGGGCTGGATGCACACCGGCGACCTGGCCCGCATGGACCAGGACGGCTACCTCGTGATCGAGGGCAGGATCAAGGACATGGTGATCCGCGGTGGTGAAAACATCTACCCGCGTGAAATCGAGGAGTTCCTGTACTTGCACCCGTCCATCCAGGACGTGCAGGTAATCGGCGTCCCCGACGAAAAGTACGGCGAGGAGCTCATGGCCTGCATCATCCTCAAACCTGGAGCCGGTCCGCTGACTGCCGCGGACCTGGCCGAGTACTGCCGGGGCAAACTGGCCCACTACAAGATCCCGCGCTACGTGGATGTACGCGAGAGCTTCCCCATGACGGTGTCCGGCAAGGTACGGAAAGTGGACATGCGCCAGGAGGCGGTCTCCCGCCTCCAACTCTAA
- a CDS encoding TetR family transcriptional regulator — MRSIAEDLTTRARIRDAAIGLFGREGFARATVRGVALVAGVSPALVIHHFGSKAGLREACDEHVLAQTATQGREKTDPDTARQLIGDYLEHPDQYADEIAYIRRSLGDESEAGDSFFDAVVRQTHDIIKAGIAAGTIREFNNTRATAVVIASNSLAMLMLGRHLSRALDVEAPAPHGIGPDLLRQLALPALEIYTNGFYTDSRLLDAASDALHNTTSNNGREHAP, encoded by the coding sequence ATGCGTTCAATCGCAGAAGATTTAACCACCCGCGCACGCATCCGGGACGCCGCCATCGGGCTCTTCGGACGTGAAGGATTCGCCCGCGCGACAGTCCGGGGCGTGGCGTTGGTTGCCGGCGTCAGCCCAGCCTTGGTCATCCACCACTTCGGCAGCAAAGCCGGGCTCCGCGAAGCATGCGACGAGCATGTTCTGGCCCAGACCGCCACCCAGGGACGCGAGAAAACGGACCCTGACACTGCGCGGCAACTGATAGGGGACTACCTGGAACATCCTGACCAGTACGCCGATGAGATCGCCTACATCCGCCGTTCCCTGGGAGATGAATCCGAAGCCGGGGACTCGTTCTTCGATGCGGTAGTCCGGCAAACCCACGACATCATCAAGGCCGGCATCGCCGCGGGCACCATCCGCGAATTCAACAACACCCGGGCCACTGCAGTGGTGATCGCCTCCAACAGCCTCGCCATGCTCATGTTGGGCAGGCACCTCTCCCGTGCGCTGGACGTCGAGGCTCCCGCACCGCACGGCATCGGCCCGGACCTGCTGCGACAGCTTGCTTTGCCTGCCCTGGAAATCTACACCAACGGCTTCTACACGGACTCGCGGCTCCTTGACGCTGCCAGCGACGCCCTTCACAACACCACCAGCAACAATGGAAGGGAGCATGCCCCGTGA
- a CDS encoding tyrosine-type recombinase/integrase: protein MAKAAGVYQRCTKECPARCKRHKWAFSVEFPPGQDGKRLRIAESGFPDQETAKDARAKAIRAHKEGTLEADRRKETVGLYLERWLAAKESAKTIRAATIRSYRGHLDNYLIPNLGGVRLSDLKASQIDAMLVKVRKANEGKPLNQQVSASTERRIVATLRSALRDALRAGQIHRDPTIGAHVSKEAAERREVWSPEEFGKFRAWMEDQENGHAERLAPLILFAVGTGMRLGEVCGLRWSDVDTAAGYLTVRQQAQLQGKEVVFQPVKTKAGQDRWVPLAGWVPDVLKVWKVRQGRERLISGEAWANDRGLVFTDALGAPLIPNNVSKTFGRMAERAGLPKVVFHSLRHLAATIMLQNGLPLPVVSRILGHSTITVTSDLYFDVVKDQRLKDDVTAAFARAFSA from the coding sequence ATGGCTAAGGCAGCAGGCGTGTACCAGCGCTGCACGAAGGAATGCCCGGCCCGGTGCAAGCGGCACAAGTGGGCGTTCAGTGTGGAGTTCCCGCCCGGGCAGGACGGCAAGCGGCTCCGTATCGCTGAATCGGGATTCCCGGATCAGGAGACGGCCAAGGATGCCCGGGCCAAGGCGATCCGGGCGCACAAGGAAGGCACGCTGGAAGCTGACCGGCGGAAGGAAACAGTGGGCCTTTATCTCGAGCGGTGGTTGGCGGCCAAGGAATCGGCCAAGACCATCCGTGCGGCCACGATCCGCTCTTACCGTGGGCATTTGGACAATTACCTGATTCCGAACCTTGGCGGCGTGCGCCTGTCGGACCTGAAGGCCTCCCAGATTGACGCCATGCTGGTCAAGGTCCGGAAAGCCAACGAAGGCAAGCCCCTGAATCAGCAGGTCAGCGCCTCCACCGAGCGGCGGATTGTCGCCACGCTCCGGTCAGCGCTCCGGGATGCGCTCCGGGCAGGGCAGATCCATCGGGATCCAACGATCGGCGCTCACGTCTCCAAGGAAGCAGCTGAGCGCCGGGAGGTGTGGAGCCCGGAAGAGTTCGGCAAGTTCCGGGCGTGGATGGAAGACCAGGAGAACGGCCACGCGGAACGTCTCGCCCCGTTGATCCTGTTTGCTGTGGGTACTGGCATGCGGCTCGGGGAAGTGTGCGGGCTCCGCTGGTCCGACGTCGACACGGCAGCCGGGTATCTCACGGTCAGGCAGCAGGCACAGCTGCAGGGCAAGGAAGTTGTGTTTCAGCCCGTCAAGACCAAGGCCGGGCAGGATCGTTGGGTGCCGTTGGCTGGCTGGGTGCCGGATGTGCTGAAAGTGTGGAAGGTCCGGCAGGGACGGGAACGTCTGATCTCAGGGGAAGCGTGGGCAAATGACCGCGGGCTGGTGTTCACGGATGCGCTTGGAGCCCCGCTGATCCCCAACAACGTGTCCAAGACCTTCGGGCGCATGGCCGAACGTGCCGGGCTCCCGAAAGTGGTTTTCCACAGCCTCCGGCACTTGGCCGCAACGATCATGCTGCAGAACGGTCTGCCCCTGCCGGTGGTGTCCCGGATCCTCGGTCACTCCACGATCACCGTCACGTCCGATCTTTACTTTGACGTGGTGAAGGACCAGCGCCTGAAGGACGACGTCACCGCGGCGTTCGCAAGGGCGTTCAGCGCCTGA
- a CDS encoding YajQ family cyclic di-GMP-binding protein: MAGESTFDVVSKVDKQEVANALNQSQKEIAQRYDFKGVGAEIDFSGEKILMKANSEDRVLAVLDVFQSKLIKRGISLKSLDQGEPFPSGKEFRLECTIKEGIAQDIAKKINKIIRDEAPKSVKSQIQGDELRVTSKSRDDLQETMNILKKFEEADLQFVNFRS; the protein is encoded by the coding sequence ATGGCAGGCGAATCCACGTTCGACGTCGTCAGCAAGGTAGACAAGCAAGAGGTCGCCAATGCGCTCAACCAGTCCCAGAAGGAAATCGCTCAGCGATACGACTTCAAGGGCGTCGGCGCGGAGATCGACTTCAGCGGCGAGAAGATCCTCATGAAGGCCAACTCCGAGGACCGCGTCCTTGCGGTCCTGGACGTCTTCCAGTCCAAGCTGATCAAGCGCGGCATTTCCCTGAAGTCCCTAGACCAGGGCGAGCCTTTCCCGTCCGGCAAGGAGTTCCGCCTTGAGTGCACCATCAAGGAGGGCATTGCCCAGGACATCGCCAAGAAGATCAACAAGATCATCCGCGACGAGGCTCCCAAGTCCGTCAAGTCCCAGATCCAGGGCGATGAACTCCGCGTTACCTCCAAGTCGCGCGACGATCTGCAGGAGACCATGAACATCCTCAAGAAGTTCGAAGAGGCCGACCTTCAGTTCGTGAACTTCCGCAGCTAG
- a CDS encoding ABC transporter permease subunit: MPRILPLFTKALTDSWRSTLAWALGLTGACMLYLPIYPSIGGSSQMQELINALPPQMTKALNYDQIATGPGYTQATLFGLIGFLLMSMASVGWGAAAVGGDEESGLLELTLAHSVTRVQVVLERALAIVVRLAALSALVFVLVLGLNGPAQLNIDVGHLAGAVLLFAALALLSATAALFVGALTGRKVFGVAAGAAVAVLGYVFNAVGRQSPKVEWLLNLSPYHWAYGNSPVANGADWGVALGLLGISAALIVLAALALQRRDVGV, translated from the coding sequence GTGCCTAGGATCCTGCCACTCTTCACAAAAGCCCTGACGGACTCCTGGCGCTCCACCCTCGCGTGGGCTTTGGGCCTCACCGGGGCCTGCATGCTGTACCTGCCGATCTATCCCTCCATCGGGGGCAGCTCGCAGATGCAGGAGCTGATCAATGCGTTGCCACCACAGATGACCAAAGCCTTGAACTACGACCAGATCGCGACCGGCCCGGGCTATACGCAGGCCACCCTGTTCGGGTTGATTGGCTTTCTGCTGATGTCCATGGCTTCTGTTGGCTGGGGCGCTGCCGCTGTTGGCGGCGACGAGGAATCAGGGTTGCTGGAACTGACGCTGGCGCACAGCGTTACCCGCGTTCAGGTGGTGCTGGAGCGGGCACTGGCGATCGTTGTCCGGCTTGCAGCCCTCTCCGCCCTCGTCTTCGTGTTGGTGCTGGGACTGAACGGTCCGGCGCAACTGAATATCGACGTCGGGCATCTGGCCGGTGCTGTCCTGCTGTTCGCCGCGCTGGCCTTGCTGAGCGCGACGGCCGCGCTCTTCGTGGGCGCCCTGACGGGCCGGAAGGTGTTCGGCGTCGCGGCTGGCGCCGCCGTGGCGGTCCTGGGCTACGTCTTCAACGCCGTGGGCAGGCAAAGCCCCAAGGTTGAGTGGTTGCTGAACCTTTCGCCCTACCACTGGGCATACGGCAACTCCCCTGTGGCCAACGGTGCGGACTGGGGAGTTGCCTTGGGTTTGCTCGGAATCTCGGCTGCGCTGATCGTACTGGCGGCCCTGGCACTGCAGCGGAGGGATGTGGGCGTCTAG
- a CDS encoding putative quinol monooxygenase → MSAPIDLQATFIPNEGEFFRVKLALEIAIDEVVNEPGCIRYELTEATEEKLVLTERWESEELLEKHSKGIAVQDLNESLSALLAEPVKLDRL, encoded by the coding sequence ATGAGTGCACCCATTGACCTGCAGGCCACGTTTATCCCCAACGAGGGCGAGTTCTTCCGCGTGAAGCTCGCTTTGGAAATCGCGATCGATGAGGTCGTCAACGAACCCGGCTGCATCCGTTACGAACTGACGGAAGCCACCGAAGAAAAGCTGGTCCTCACGGAGCGCTGGGAATCCGAGGAACTCCTCGAAAAGCACTCCAAGGGCATCGCCGTGCAGGACCTCAACGAGTCCCTGAGCGCTTTGCTTGCTGAGCCCGTCAAGCTCGACAGGCTCTAA
- the efeU gene encoding iron uptake transporter permease EfeU, producing the protein MTANFLIGLREGLEASLVVVLLMAYLVKTDRRHLIPRLWAGVGLAIAVSLAFGAILTFGPRGLTFEAQEAIGGGLSIVAVGLVTWMVFWMARTARSLGSELRSHVDKAADGAAWGLVLVAALAVGREGLETALFIWAAAQATGETTFPLLGALLGLLAAAGLGYLLHRGVLKVNLGRFFTWTGVGLIVIAGGVLAYGIHDLQEAGILPGLHNLAFDVSAAIPPSSWYGTLLKGTLNFSPATTWLEAAAWLLYVVPVLFLYIRANRKPATQAVGKTSAPVVAAHP; encoded by the coding sequence ATGACCGCCAACTTCCTGATCGGCCTGCGCGAAGGCCTTGAGGCATCACTCGTCGTGGTCCTCCTGATGGCCTACCTCGTCAAGACCGACCGGCGGCACCTGATCCCCCGGCTCTGGGCCGGAGTGGGACTCGCCATCGCAGTTTCCCTTGCCTTCGGCGCAATCCTCACCTTCGGTCCGCGCGGCCTGACGTTCGAAGCCCAGGAAGCCATCGGCGGTGGCCTGTCCATCGTGGCAGTGGGCCTGGTGACCTGGATGGTCTTTTGGATGGCACGCACTGCGCGCAGCCTGGGCAGTGAGCTTCGCTCACACGTGGACAAAGCAGCCGACGGCGCCGCCTGGGGCCTGGTGCTCGTGGCCGCACTCGCTGTGGGACGGGAAGGGCTGGAGACAGCGCTCTTTATTTGGGCCGCAGCGCAAGCCACCGGAGAAACCACGTTCCCGCTGCTCGGCGCCCTGCTGGGCCTTCTGGCTGCGGCGGGGCTGGGCTACCTGCTCCACCGAGGCGTCCTCAAAGTGAACCTTGGCCGGTTCTTCACCTGGACCGGAGTTGGCCTGATCGTCATCGCAGGTGGCGTCCTGGCTTACGGTATCCACGATCTGCAGGAAGCCGGCATTCTCCCGGGCCTACATAACCTGGCCTTCGACGTCTCAGCTGCCATCCCGCCGTCGTCCTGGTATGGCACCTTGCTGAAAGGCACCCTCAACTTCTCCCCCGCCACCACCTGGCTCGAAGCCGCAGCCTGGCTTCTTTACGTTGTTCCCGTCTTGTTCCTGTACATCCGGGCCAACCGCAAACCGGCAACCCAGGCAGTAGGCAAGACCTCCGCTCCCGTCGTCGCGGCCCACCCCTGA
- a CDS encoding potassium channel family protein: protein MTQARYRDLVEWPLMATALIFLTAYAWQVIGRVDGAAGTPFEVIMWITWGIFALDYFVNLWLAENRTRWFLWNLHELLIVVLPFFRPLRLLRLVTLLSVLQRTVGETLRGRVATYVAGAAAMLILIGALAVLDVEQNAPDAKILTFGDAAWWAVTTITTVGYGDLYPVTPIGRVVAAALMMSGIAVLGIVTASIASWLVQRIEENAEGMAAAAEVKAAAAEEPVRAEMADLVAEIAALRMEIAELRRISERP, encoded by the coding sequence ATGACTCAAGCGCGATACCGCGACCTGGTGGAATGGCCGCTCATGGCCACGGCACTGATTTTCCTCACTGCCTACGCATGGCAGGTCATCGGGCGCGTCGACGGTGCCGCGGGTACGCCCTTCGAAGTCATCATGTGGATCACGTGGGGCATCTTCGCGCTGGATTATTTTGTCAACCTCTGGCTCGCCGAGAACAGAACGCGCTGGTTCCTGTGGAACCTGCATGAACTCCTGATCGTCGTGCTTCCCTTCTTCCGCCCCCTGCGTCTGTTGCGGCTGGTGACACTCCTCTCGGTCCTCCAACGCACGGTAGGAGAAACGTTGCGAGGACGCGTGGCCACCTATGTGGCGGGGGCCGCCGCGATGCTCATCCTTATTGGCGCTCTCGCGGTCCTCGACGTCGAGCAAAACGCCCCCGACGCCAAAATCCTGACCTTCGGCGACGCTGCCTGGTGGGCTGTCACCACCATCACGACGGTGGGCTACGGCGACCTCTACCCGGTTACCCCCATTGGCAGGGTGGTGGCCGCTGCCCTCATGATGAGCGGCATCGCCGTCCTGGGTATCGTCACCGCGTCCATCGCATCCTGGCTCGTGCAAAGGATCGAGGAGAACGCGGAGGGCATGGCGGCGGCCGCCGAAGTGAAGGCCGCAGCGGCCGAGGAGCCTGTCCGCGCGGAGATGGCCGACCTGGTTGCTGAAATCGCCGCACTGAGGATGGAGATCGCCGAGCTCCGGCGGATCTCCGAACGTCCCTAG
- a CDS encoding DNA-3-methyladenine glycosylase family protein: MTIADAPPRVAAAADAAIRWHPGSSFRLDQTMFPLMRGNADPSFAAHSSGYWMAFTAASGPVTLRLSGGGLGTGSFVDAQAWGPGAGEAVAGVPRLLGAGDDWSGFDEPAFHATLPRLVTESRRRNLAVRLPSTGRVVDSLVPTILEQKVTTLEARRGYRYLMYRYGTAAPGMAPAGLLVPPTARQWLAIPSWDWHKAGVGPQRSATVMRALQSAVALERLAQLDSTEAGAKLQTIPGIGIWTAAEVVQRTHGCPDSISVGDYHLASYVGYALTGQKTDDAGMIELMKPWQGQRQRVVRMLYLSGFRKPTFGPRMTVQDHRSH; encoded by the coding sequence ATGACCATCGCAGACGCCCCGCCACGTGTTGCGGCCGCGGCAGATGCAGCCATCAGGTGGCATCCCGGAAGTTCCTTCCGCTTGGATCAGACCATGTTCCCGCTCATGCGGGGTAACGCCGATCCGTCCTTCGCTGCGCACTCCTCCGGGTATTGGATGGCGTTCACGGCCGCTTCGGGACCGGTCACGCTGCGTCTGTCAGGAGGCGGCTTGGGGACCGGGTCCTTTGTGGACGCCCAAGCCTGGGGCCCTGGCGCCGGGGAGGCCGTGGCCGGGGTGCCCAGGCTGCTCGGCGCCGGCGACGACTGGTCCGGTTTCGACGAACCTGCCTTCCATGCCACGCTTCCCCGCCTGGTCACAGAATCACGACGCCGGAACCTGGCTGTGCGGCTTCCCTCCACCGGGCGGGTGGTTGACTCACTGGTGCCCACGATCCTGGAGCAGAAAGTCACCACGCTGGAAGCTCGGCGCGGGTACCGGTACCTGATGTACAGGTACGGAACGGCAGCGCCAGGCATGGCCCCCGCTGGGCTCCTGGTTCCCCCCACCGCCCGCCAGTGGTTGGCGATCCCATCGTGGGACTGGCACAAGGCCGGAGTTGGCCCACAGCGCTCGGCAACAGTCATGCGTGCGCTGCAGTCCGCCGTCGCGCTTGAACGGCTCGCCCAACTGGATTCAACGGAAGCCGGGGCCAAGCTTCAGACCATCCCGGGCATCGGGATCTGGACCGCCGCTGAGGTGGTCCAAAGGACCCACGGCTGCCCCGATTCGATCAGCGTGGGCGACTACCATCTGGCTTCCTACGTTGGGTACGCGCTGACCGGGCAGAAGACCGACGACGCCGGCATGATCGAGCTGATGAAGCCTTGGCAAGGGCAGCGGCAACGGGTGGTCCGGATGCTGTACTTGAGTGGCTTCCGGAAGCCCACGTTCGGGCCCCGGATGACAGTGCAGGACCACCGCTCCCATTAG
- a CDS encoding helix-turn-helix transcriptional regulator, with product MSKPLSTDEVLSLPASIQLETACNALGISQATGYRLVKANAFPCPVVKLGAAIRVPKTGLLRVLGLEATADAITTGA from the coding sequence GTGAGCAAACCACTAAGCACCGATGAAGTCCTGTCCCTACCAGCGTCAATACAGCTGGAAACAGCATGCAATGCGCTCGGCATCTCCCAAGCCACGGGCTACCGACTGGTGAAGGCCAACGCCTTTCCCTGCCCTGTCGTGAAGCTGGGCGCGGCCATACGTGTCCCGAAGACCGGCCTCTTGCGGGTGTTGGGTCTCGAAGCCACGGCAGACGCCATCACTACCGGAGCCTGA
- a CDS encoding VOC family protein, translating into MAAIVHFEIPTDDKERANTFYQSAFGWNLTPMQGMDYTIAITAPSDEKTGAPKEPGAINGALFPRTDALRTPILTIDVDDVDAALAQVESAGGSVVQAKDAVPTMGWYAYFKDTEGNIMGLWQTDPGAGS; encoded by the coding sequence ATGGCCGCAATAGTGCATTTCGAGATCCCGACGGATGACAAAGAACGGGCAAACACCTTTTACCAGAGTGCTTTCGGGTGGAACCTCACCCCCATGCAGGGGATGGACTACACCATCGCCATCACCGCCCCATCCGACGAAAAGACAGGTGCCCCCAAAGAGCCGGGAGCCATCAACGGTGCCCTGTTCCCCCGGACGGATGCGCTGAGGACTCCTATCCTGACCATCGACGTGGACGACGTCGATGCGGCCCTGGCACAGGTGGAGTCGGCCGGAGGCAGTGTGGTCCAAGCGAAGGACGCGGTGCCCACCATGGGCTGGTACGCCTACTTCAAGGACACCGAAGGGAACATCATGGGTCTCTGGCAAACGGATCCGGGCGCGGGCAGCTAG
- a CDS encoding ABC transporter ATP-binding protein codes for MTQAIVVEGLRKRFGRREVLHGVDFAVDRGTVFGVIGPNGAGKTTTMRCLLDIIRPSAGTISVLGQDPRRAGTGLRRRIGYLPGELQLENRTTGRRMLEHFAAISGPVEPRYINELAERLNLDLDRQTRKLSKGNKQKLGLLQAFMHRPELLVLDEPTSGLDPLVQQQFHAMVREAVDAGATVFLSSHVLSEVQQAADAVAILRDGDIVTVSTVEALRTAAVRQLKFNATDIRTDDVGALLARVPGVANVAVRELPADGHAARTVEATASLSGPVQALVQELARLNLTDLVLEEPDLEEAVLTLYAGSDVAESDNTGISDGAAANRSLGVGRNLKEGAHRA; via the coding sequence GTGACCCAGGCAATCGTCGTCGAGGGTTTGCGCAAGAGGTTCGGACGCCGGGAGGTCCTGCACGGCGTGGATTTCGCGGTGGACCGCGGAACAGTCTTCGGGGTCATCGGGCCGAACGGCGCGGGAAAGACCACCACCATGCGTTGCCTGCTGGACATCATCAGGCCCAGCGCGGGAACCATCTCGGTGCTGGGCCAGGATCCACGGCGTGCAGGGACAGGACTTCGACGCCGGATCGGGTACTTGCCCGGTGAGCTGCAACTTGAGAACCGGACCACCGGGCGTCGCATGCTGGAGCACTTCGCGGCGATCAGCGGGCCTGTGGAACCGCGGTACATCAACGAGTTGGCGGAACGCCTGAACCTTGACCTGGACCGACAGACCCGCAAGCTTTCCAAGGGCAACAAACAAAAGCTCGGTCTTCTGCAGGCGTTCATGCACCGACCCGAGCTGCTGGTGCTGGACGAACCAACCAGCGGCCTGGATCCCCTGGTCCAGCAACAGTTCCACGCGATGGTCCGTGAGGCGGTCGATGCCGGCGCGACGGTGTTCCTCAGTTCTCACGTCCTCAGCGAAGTCCAGCAGGCAGCAGACGCGGTAGCCATCCTTCGCGACGGCGACATTGTCACCGTTTCCACGGTGGAAGCCCTCCGCACCGCTGCCGTCCGGCAACTGAAGTTCAACGCCACAGACATACGGACGGACGACGTCGGCGCGTTGCTGGCCAGGGTGCCGGGAGTCGCCAACGTGGCAGTACGGGAGCTTCCCGCCGACGGCCATGCGGCCAGGACAGTGGAGGCAACCGCCTCGCTCTCCGGACCAGTCCAGGCCCTTGTCCAGGAGTTGGCGCGTTTGAACCTGACGGACCTTGTGCTAGAAGAACCCGATCTTGAAGAAGCGGTGCTGACGCTTTACGCAGGAAGTGACGTTGCGGAATCGGATAACACCGGTATCTCTGACGGCGCCGCAGCCAACCGCAGCCTTGGAGTCGGCCGCAACCTTAAGGAAGGGGCACACCGTGCCTAG
- a CDS encoding acyl-CoA thioesterase, which produces MHLLLRTLMLLFTSSRRSRLGVWEESSLLLRVLPTDIDIAMHVNNGMYFSLMDLGRFDLMVRSGIWSKMRKRGWTPVAAGETIAFRKSLQLWQRYSIETRIIGLDTKAIYFEQRMVVDGQIYARAHIATRLVHKGKPVTQEEIIAEFGAPPAGLELPEWIHEWRENNALPGARRPAPHVWS; this is translated from the coding sequence ATGCACCTGTTACTTCGCACTCTCATGCTGCTTTTCACCTCGTCACGACGCTCCCGACTGGGCGTCTGGGAGGAGTCGTCGCTGCTTCTGCGTGTCCTGCCGACGGACATCGACATCGCCATGCACGTCAACAACGGCATGTACTTCTCGCTCATGGACCTGGGCCGGTTCGACCTCATGGTCCGCAGCGGTATCTGGAGCAAGATGCGCAAACGCGGATGGACCCCGGTAGCTGCCGGGGAGACCATTGCCTTCCGCAAGTCCCTGCAGCTCTGGCAGCGATACAGCATCGAAACACGCATCATCGGCCTGGACACCAAGGCCATCTACTTTGAGCAGCGGATGGTGGTGGACGGCCAGATCTACGCCCGCGCGCACATCGCCACCCGCCTGGTCCACAAAGGCAAGCCGGTCACGCAGGAAGAAATCATCGCAGAATTCGGCGCACCTCCCGCAGGCCTTGAACTGCCGGAATGGATCCACGAATGGCGGGAGAATAACGCGCTTCCGGGGGCACGCCGCCCCGCCCCGCACGTGTGGAGCTAG